The sequence GCTCGGCTCTCAGCGCCCTGCTCTCAGGGCTCGGCTCTCAGGCCCGGTTCTCGGAGCCCTTCTCTCACGGCGGTTCGTTCCACACGGCAGTTCTTCCCGGTGCGGAGGCACGGAGGCACGTATGAGTACGACGACCACTTCACACTCCCCGGAGTCCGAGGGGCCGCCCGAGGCGGCCGGTCGGGACACCGGCGGCCGGGAGGCGGGTGGCCGCGGGGCGCGGGTCATCCACAACGAGGCGACCACCGAGATCCCGGTCCACCTGCTGTTCCGCGACGAGCCCGAGCCGGTGTCCGTGGCCCTCGCGCCCGCCGTCGTGAGCCGCAGGCGGGGCACCGGCGAACAGCCGCGGATCGCCCGGCGCACCCCGCCCCCGCTGCGGCCGAGGCCCACCCCGGACGTCGACCCCGACCTGGTGGAGCGGCCCGCCCGGGTGCTGCCGGGCATGGCCGGAGTGCTGGCCGGCGCCGTCGGTGCGACCGGGTGCGTCCTGGCGTCGTGGTGGGCGGGCGCCCTGCCGCCGCTCGCCGTGGACGCGCTGGGCCTGCCGGCGCACACCGGTGCCGGGCTCGGCGGCCCGCAGTGGGCGGCGCTCGCGGGCTGCGGCGCGCTCGCCCTGTTCGGGTTCGGCGGGCTGGCACGCGGCCGCACCGGACGCGCCTGGGTGCTGGGCCTGTTCGGCCGCTACCGTGGCACGGTCCGGCGCACCGGGCTCATGTGGGTGAACCCGCTGGTGCTGCGCCGCCGGATCGACGTACGGCTGCGGCACTGGCGGAGCGAGGCGATGCCCGCGGTCGACGCGAACGGGGTCGCGCTGCGTGTCGTCGTGCTCGTCGTCTGGCGGGTGCGGGACACCGCCCGCGCCGCGCTCGGGGTCGAGGACCATCAGCTGTATCTGCGCGAGTGCGTGGAGGCGGCGCTCGCCCGGGTGCTCGCCCAGCTGCCGGCCGACCTCTCGCCGAACTCGCCGGGAGCGGCGGACGCCGCGACCCTGCGCAACACGGAGGCCGTCAGTGACTCGCTGACCCGTCTGGTGGC is a genomic window of Streptomyces sp. NBC_00414 containing:
- a CDS encoding SPFH domain-containing protein yields the protein MSTTTTSHSPESEGPPEAAGRDTGGREAGGRGARVIHNEATTEIPVHLLFRDEPEPVSVALAPAVVSRRRGTGEQPRIARRTPPPLRPRPTPDVDPDLVERPARVLPGMAGVLAGAVGATGCVLASWWAGALPPLAVDALGLPAHTGAGLGGPQWAALAGCGALALFGFGGLARGRTGRAWVLGLFGRYRGTVRRTGLMWVNPLVLRRRIDVRLRHWRSEAMPAVDANGVALRVVVLVVWRVRDTARAALGVEDHQLYLRECVEAALARVLAQLPADLSPNSPGAADAATLRNTEAVSDSLTRLVAAEAAAVGLQVYSAQPLGVEYAPEIAAVMQRRRIAALDAQHRDKVLTSVVDSVEDTVTRLTLRGLVELDDYERKALVKDLTVAFYTGHGDR